The genomic DNA TATGGATGTGATGATGTTGCAATTAAAGTCAAACAACATGGTGAAAAATAGATTATTGGAAGCCCAATAAATAGAGCGATATTTAAATGGGTGATGCAGGTAAATAGTTTGTAAAGTTTAATGTTTTATGGcaataatatgtttaatatatttcaaTGGAATTGGGCTGTTATTAAagaggtgatttctaaatccatatggaattgtaaattctaaaattcaaaacatatggattttgaaagattgtaaattcaattataaattctaaaaataaaaaattgtaaattgtaaattctaacATATTTTATCCTTGAATTTGAATCCTTATATTTTACACTTttaaatccattcaaatccatttaaaacataatgtggattttaaaatccaaaaacaaatcattaaatgaataacataggattttaacaaatatttgtaaatcaGAGAaccaataacaaataattttgataagtattttaaaatcaatgattgaataacacatgatttttgtttggatttccaaatccactaaaatcatagaaccaataacctcCTAAAGCTTTGAATCTTCTCTTGTTATTTGAGATTAGATTTTGAGAAAAGTTGTTAGTTGCACAATGGGTGTACTCACCTATAATAAAAATGGGCAAATGCTCAAAGCAACTAACCACAAAACAGTTTTTTAGGCCACAATcccaaaatataaattgtttaaattagaTTCATTTTAGTGACATTAATGAATTCATAATTCTAagtatttatcatttttctaatttaatgttaaattatgcataaaagaaaaataattttgtttacgtCAAAGTGCAGGTAAATGTTATtttgactgaaaaaaaaactttgaagttCGGTAATTAAGGAAATGACTGtggttaatctttttttttttaaccttgaCTGCAGAGCCAATCAGCCAAATTAGGTAAGAACCGACACTGTATTGCTCTTGATCATCTAATTTGTCAATGTTAAGTTGTTGACAATGACACATGTGTAATGTGTCTATGCATTTCGTtcacatacaacaacaacacatttgAATTATAGCGACTTGTCTTTTTTCCCCAAATAATGTTGTCTCTAATTTGCAACATTAgccacacacacatacacaaaaaaaagaaaccaaacctaACGAGAAAACTAAGAGAAATTGTAGATAACCGGGATAACCGGTTAGATTATAAAATAGACTGATTTTGGTTTATAACACTGGTTAGACCCTAAACCTTATTGActtgtttgctctctctctctctccccgcCGCGCTCTATTCTCTCTGGGTTGAGCAAAATCATAAACGactttgtttcatcttcttcgtcaagGTTTGTGTTTGATCTCAACGTATACTGATTCAAAGACCTACCTTTTTCCCCTTCGATTAGATTAGTAAAggaatcaaattttgtttaacctaAGCATATGAAAAAAtcctaacttttatttttattttgtggtggTGAAGTTAGGATCTTATGAATTTATCTTATGTAATCAGGCCAAAGTATGGAGCTTTCTGATGTAAACAACGTCAAGAGCACAAGACCAAAGCAGCCACCAAAACGTTTCATCAAGAACCAAATCCCTGAATCAATCCTTAACGATGCTTCTCTCAACGCTGCTATCTCAATCCTACCTTCAATTTACCAGTTTGAGGTACACAAGTGCGTTTGGCGGATCAAATCGTTGAACGCTAAACGCATAGCTCTGCAGCTTCCTGAGGGTCTTCTCATGTACGCACTCACACTCTCTGACATCTTCACATCTTTTGCTGGAGCGCTTCACTGTTTTGTACTCGGTGATGTTACTTATGGAGCTTGCTGTGTTGATGATTTCTCTGCGGTTGCTCTTGGTGCTGACTTGCTTATTCACTATGGACATAGTTGTCTTGTCCCTATTGACTCTACCAAAATCCCTTGCCTTTATGTCTTTGTCGATATACAGATTGATGTCAAGTGCCTTTTGAACACCATCCATCTTAATCTCACGAGTGATGCCAAGAACATCGTTCTTGCAGGCACGATTCAGTTTAGTTCGGCTATTAGGGCTGTGAAGCCTGATTTAGAGAAGCTaggttttaatgttttgatccCTCAGTCAAAGCCTTTATCAGCTGGTGAAGTACTTGGCTGTACAGCTCCAAAGATTAAGATGGTTGAGGGTTGTGAAGACCAAGTACTTGTGTTTGTAGCTGACGGGAGGTTCCATCTAGAAGCAATCATGATAGCCAATCCAAAGATCAAGGCGTTTAGGTACGATCCATATCTTGGAAAGCTGTTTTTAGAGGAGTATGATCATAAGGGAATGAGGGAGACAAGAAGGAGAGCAATTGCAAGGGCCATGGATGCAAAAACTTGGGGGATTGTGTTGGGGACATTGGGAAGGCAAGGGAATCCTAAGATTCTTGAGAGGTTAGAGACGAAAATGAGGGAGAATGGGATAGATAGCACAGTTGTTTTAATGTCTGAACTTAGCCCTACAAGAGTAGCATTGTTTGAAGACTCGGTGGATGCTTGGGTGCAAATAGCATGTCCAAGGCTTTCTATTGATTGGGGTGAGGCCTTTCTTAAACCGCTTCTAACAACTTATGAAGCTGAGATTGCTCTAGGATACATCAGCGGTTGGTGGGAGAAGGATACTTCGAGCAGAGGAGATTCTTTGGCTGGCTGTTGCAAAGAGAAGAACGAAACAAGTTGTGCGTGTAGTAGTAATGAGAACGTGGAAAATGATAATAAAGAGGATGATGGGGCACTCGATGGAGACTATCCAATGGATTATTATGCACAAGAAGGTGGAGAATGGAACTCTTCATATCTCAAGAAGGCATCTCGTCCCATTCGAAGAAACCCTTTACCTTCTTTTATAGTTTCCCACACAGAGTAGCTGATATAACCCAAGTCGGGGAATGTGTTGTTGATTATTAGCTTGGGGAAGTCTTCAAGTGAAACTGTCGACTCTGTATGAGTCTTTGACAGAAGTTGAAGACTCATATGCAGTTTTTCTATACAAGCCGTGAGGATTAAAGGGCTGTTTGTAGAGAGGCTACAACACTTGTTTCTCCCGTTTACTGAGATTTTGTCTgctcaaattttgttttgataaaacaaaatggTGATAGAAGTGAAAAATATAGGCCCTGCAGTAAAAGATACTGATGATGTTTGTTGCAGATCTGATtaggtttggttttgattttgaagttttggtttgATCCGGCctcatgtttttttattgttataattATACATTAATGAGCTCCATAATCTAATTTTCTACAACATTAAAACAACTACAACAAAAATCCTAAACTATAATTACAGACGAACCAATCACCTACTGTATGGCAAAAACTTGTGTTGTTAGTGGTTTTAATCATATTTAAGCTCTATCATTTAAACTTTTTCTGTTCTAAacttatgataattttttttttggttagaaaacTTTTAGCTGTTCtacccacacaaaaaaaaaaaaacactttaattGTAATGCATAAAAAAGCTGATTGGTAAAAGCTAGTTATATCATAATAAGTCAACTCTTTGTGATTTTCTGTTCATCATATTGGAATCTTCATTATAAATcattaaatctatatatgtacaCATATGAGATGAAATAGCCAAAGTACATATACTTACACAGCTTGAAACTACACCGActaattaatagtttaatactaCTGTATCATCAGtaatttgaaacttcataaattCCACAAACAGATTATTTCACTTTTAgttgtgttttgaaaaaaatcttgCTAGTAATTTTATAAGAATTCAACTTCAAATATAGAGATCAACCacttatttcttttaataagacttaatttttgaaaacacAATAGAGTTGATTATTCTTGCAGTTTGAGCTGACTTTATCAATGTGAATGAATTTATGAGTTTAATCGATTTACACTGAATATCAAAATGGAGAAATAGATATGGTTGATTGTATACTGTAGTACactgacaaaaaagaaagaaagaaagatatggTCGTACACTAGTGTTTTTGGACCTTACGTCAAAGTAGAAGGGATAAGAAATTAGGTTCGCACACTACTTTGgctcatttatttatttgtttcgtTGAAAAATCATATGTCCCAATTCCACCACTCCACTGTCTCCCACCCCTCTTTCTTAgaaatctaatataataaagtaaggttCGACTTCCAAGAAAATTCCAACTGATTGTAGACAAGATTAATATACTGTAGATTATGTTTGTAATAAATGAT from Camelina sativa cultivar DH55 chromosome 2, Cs, whole genome shotgun sequence includes the following:
- the LOC104739420 gene encoding diphthamide biosynthesis protein 1-like; amino-acid sequence: MELSDVNNVKSTRPKQPPKRFIKNQIPESILNDASLNAAISILPSIYQFEVHKCVWRIKSLNAKRIALQLPEGLLMYALTLSDIFTSFAGALHCFVLGDVTYGACCVDDFSAVALGADLLIHYGHSCLVPIDSTKIPCLYVFVDIQIDVKCLLNTIHLNLTSDAKNIVLAGTIQFSSAIRAVKPDLEKLGFNVLIPQSKPLSAGEVLGCTAPKIKMVEGCEDQVLVFVADGRFHLEAIMIANPKIKAFRYDPYLGKLFLEEYDHKGMRETRRRAIARAMDAKTWGIVLGTLGRQGNPKILERLETKMRENGIDSTVVLMSELSPTRVALFEDSVDAWVQIACPRLSIDWGEAFLKPLLTTYEAEIALGYISGWWEKDTSSRGDSLAGCCKEKNETSCACSSNENVENDNKEDDGALDGDYPMDYYAQEGGEWNSSYLKKASRPIRRNPLPSFIVSHTE